From a single Oncorhynchus nerka isolate Pitt River unplaced genomic scaffold, Oner_Uvic_2.0 unplaced_scaffold_876, whole genome shotgun sequence genomic region:
- the LOC115115040 gene encoding CXXC-type zinc finger protein 4, whose amino-acid sequence MSNINNALCIETGQNADVSLLQKDNLQNLQNLQNLQNLQDGGLSQLLDYNAEMERYRSFANFYKTNGAFGQTAKIARITTPIFPSARIGMSPWNCDNAMLWGRKSATINPNRTSMHRNDSQRPGKHGVPPETLQQMANNNFLSTLSPEHCRPLAGECMNKLKCGAGEAEIMNLQERVGTFSAIPALGGISLPPGVIVMTALHSPAASAAVTDSAFQIANLADCPQNNSSASGGNPAKKKRKRCGVCAPCRRLINCGVCSSCRNRKTGHQICKFRKCEELKKKPGSSLERTPVNNGEAFRWFF is encoded by the coding sequence ATGTCTAATATAAACAATGCTCTCTGCATTGAGACCGGACAGAACGCAGATGTGTCTCTCTTACAAAAGGATAACCTTCAGAACCTGCAGAACCTGCAGAACTTGCAGAACCTCCAGGATGGTGGATTAAGCCAACTTTTGGATTATAACGCCGAGATGGAACGGTACCGCTCTTTCGCAAACTTTTACAAAACCAACGGCGCGTTCGGCCAGACGGCCAAGATCGCCCGCATCACGACCCCCATTTTCCCCAGTGCCCGGATAGGCATGTCCCCGTGGAACTGCGATAACGCCATGCTCTGGGGGAGGAAATCGGCCACAATAAACCCTAATAGGACCAGCATGCACAGGAATGACTCCCAGAGGCCGGGGAAGCATGGCGTGCCGCCAGAAACGCTACAGCAAATGGCAAATAATAATTTCCTCTCTACCTTATCCCCCGAACACTGCAGACCTTTAGCGGGAGAATGCATGAACAAGCTGAAATGCGGCGCCGGCGAAGCAGAGATAATGAATCTCCAGGAACGTGTCGGAACTTTTTCCGCCATTCCGGCTTTAGGGGGCATCTCATTACCTCCCGGGGTCATCGTCATGACAGCCCTTCACTCCCCCGCAGCCTCGGCAGCCGTTACAGACAGTGCGTTTCAAATTGCCAATCTGGCAGACTGCCCACAGAATAATTCCTCTGCGTCCGGCGGGAACCCAGCGAAGAAGAAAAGGAAGCGGTGCGGGGTGTGCGCGCCCTGCCGGCGGCTAATCAACTGCGGCGTGTGCAGCAGTTGTCGGAACCGTAAGACGGGCCACCAGATCTGCAAGTTCAGGAAATGTGAGGAGCTGAAAAAGAAACCCGGCTCGTCGCTGGAG